The genomic segment CGCCCTCATACTCACTGATATTTCGGAATAGCTCTTCATGAGGAATGGTTTCGGCATTTGCTTTCATCTCTTCTGAACCTTTCCCACTGATCTGGTCAAGCGAGCTCGCATAGCCAGCGATTGAAACCAGACCCATAAAGGAGGCCGTTCCGAGTACCGTCCGTATGTTCACACAAATAGTAAGTAAAATTGTTTGATGAGTATTCTGGCACTAACTGCATACCGGCGTCACGTATAATGGCAAATTCGTCCAGACTACGCTTCACAAGATCAGATAAGTAGCAGCGAGAGCGATCGCGACAAGAGAGATAATGGCGAGGTAGGTGATTTTCTTTCGATTATTAGAAGATCCCCAGTACGCATTTGATGCAGTCCGTAAATTCTCTTCCGATAGATCCGCTGTTGACGGTGACGTAGCGTCAGCGAGGTTTGCACAATTATGATTTTCTGGCATTCGATGGCGCTTGCAAAAGGTACGCCCACAATAGGAACACGAATATGGCATGTTCGAATGATTGCCACAGAACTCACATTGGCTCATTTGAGTTAGAAATCCCGACTGAAAGAGGATAGTTGTTTCTCCAACGGTATTGGGAATCAGTACCGGGGTAAATCTGCTGAACGCACCATTAAGTGGATTATCGTGACACGTAGAGATGAGATCCGGGTGCCGGGAGCCGAATGCCTGGATCAAGAGGAACGACACCATGTCAACAGTAGGAGCCGATGTGAATGCACTGCCACAGAACCAGGACCAGACCGGACCCTTGATCGGCGACCTTGAGGACGACGAAGTGATCCGCTGCCGGGACGTAGACAAGCTCGTCTGGTACTACGCGATCGACAGAGAGAGCGTCGTACTGTTTCACGAATGAAACAAATTTGAGCCTGTCCCGCGATCGGCGTTCTCGGCGACGACGGTAATGGGTCATCCCGATGTCGACGCGGCGGCGGTAAAGCGAGCCCAACTTGAGACGCTTCGTGGAGGGAACTGATGAGCCCAGAATTGACCGCTCGGGAAGGTGTTATGCGGACGAGCTGTGGGACTGTGACTGGACATACGAGCGTGCTCTCGACGAGAACGATACATCTCACCGAAAAGGCGAACTGCGAGATCGCCATGAAGATCGCCCACCATCGCGCGTTCAATTGCGGTGAGGGCTGAAAAGACAACGGCGCCATTGACATTCACCTGGAGGCGAATAAGAACGAATGAGCTTCCAAACGTTCAATCGCGAGCCCGAAACCGCTCGGCAGACGCTCGTCGAGGCGACCGGCTCGCCGTTCACGCTGGGTCCCGAAGTCCGACCGGTCATTGACGTGATCGACGGTCGAAAGGCGAACAACGACCTTGAGCTCGCCGATTGGGTTCGAGCACTCGAGGCCGGTGATGGGGCGATCGCCGTGTATTTTGAACTCGCCGCGGACCACGAGTGGTGGCTTGCGTACGACCCCGACGCCGAGGCCGACGACGATCTCGAAGGGCCGTTTCAGCGGTGGACCACCTATCCCTCCGGCGGATGAGACCACCGAGCGATTACCCGGGGTGTCCTACAGATCAATTTGGAGGAGCTGTACTGGGAACACAACCCCGAGGAACGATGTGACATCCGCCGCTCGAAGGTTGTTCGGATCGAGGATACTCCGGAGTTCGTACAGCGGAAGGTCGGTGGGTCAGATGACTGATGAGAAGTCCATTCAAAGGCTCGAGGAAACCGACGACGGAATGCGCGTTGTTACGAAAGGTCTGAGCGACCTGTACGACTACCGGTTTGCGAACGTCCTCGAACAAGAGTACTGGGATCTGTTCACGTTGACCATTCCTGTGAAAGGAGATCCGAAACGCGTCTGGGTTGTCAGCGCTGCCCACATCGGTGAGTCCGAGGGCTGGAAGCTCCACGGCGCCAACGGGATCGGACCGAGGTCGCCCTCGAGGTGCGCAAGTTCACCAATGCCGAACGAGAGTGGTGTGAGAAAACGTTCACCCACTGTGACGTCGAGTCCGTCAGCGAGTTCGAGATCCTCGATAACGGGAGAGCAATCATATTGAAAGCTGATAGTGAATCTGTGACCCTGAATTCGCCAGCTCGCCCAACGTTCGAAGTTAAAGCCGAACGTGAAGGCCGACTAACGGCCCCAGCGAGTTAAGTATCGAGTTCGAACTTGAATAGGACGAAAACAGTGATACGGGTGATGGCGAGAGTGGACAGCTAGAAATTGAGTAAGAAGGCGTCTATGGCAATTTCAGGAGGGAGATGGCATTCGGTCGCG from the Natronococcus sp. AD-5 genome contains:
- a CDS encoding AN1-type zinc finger protein → MVSFLLIQAFGSRHPDLISTCHDNPLNGAFSRFTPVLIPNTVGETTILFQSGFLTQMSQCEFCGNHSNMPYSCSYCGRTFCKRHRMPENHNCANLADATSPSTADLSEENLRTASNAYWGSSNNRKKITYLAIISLVAIALAATYLIL